In Thermorudis peleae, a genomic segment contains:
- a CDS encoding sugar phosphate nucleotidyltransferase, with the protein MKGVVLAGGLGTRLYPLTYVTNKHLLPVYDQPMVYYPIQTLVRAGITDILVVTGGPYAGDFLRVLRNGKHLGVRHLEYAYQEAEHGIADALALAEEFADSEPICVILGDNTTDADIGPTLATFTDGALLFLARVPDPERFGCPVFDPADPTRIVRIEEKPRQPASSYAVTGLYVYDAHVFDYIRQLTPSARGELEITDVNNRYLAAGKLRWVELNGFWTDAGTVEGLFRANAYWARKRGFRDDWFTPAEPPAAGTTAPALSTDRQTTR; encoded by the coding sequence ATGAAGGGCGTCGTCCTCGCCGGCGGGTTAGGCACACGGCTCTACCCGCTCACCTACGTCACCAACAAGCACCTGCTGCCGGTCTACGACCAGCCCATGGTCTACTACCCGATCCAGACGCTGGTGCGCGCTGGCATCACCGACATCCTCGTCGTGACCGGCGGCCCCTACGCCGGCGACTTCCTGCGCGTCCTCCGCAACGGCAAGCATCTTGGCGTCCGCCACCTGGAGTACGCCTACCAGGAAGCCGAACATGGCATCGCCGATGCCCTGGCCCTGGCCGAGGAGTTCGCCGACAGCGAACCCATCTGCGTCATCCTCGGCGACAACACCACCGACGCCGATATCGGTCCCACCCTTGCCACGTTTACCGATGGCGCCCTCCTCTTCCTCGCACGCGTCCCTGACCCCGAGCGGTTCGGTTGTCCCGTCTTCGATCCAGCCGACCCAACACGCATCGTGCGCATCGAGGAAAAACCCCGTCAGCCCGCCAGCTCCTATGCCGTCACCGGGCTCTATGTCTACGACGCCCACGTCTTCGACTACATCCGCCAGCTCACGCCTTCAGCCCGCGGCGAACTCGAGATCACCGACGTCAACAACCGCTACCTCGCAGCTGGCAAGCTGCGCTGGGTCGAACTCAACGGCTTTTGGACGGATGCCGGCACTGTCGAAGGCCTCTTCCGCGCCAACGCCTACTGGGCACGCAAACGCGGCTTCCGTGACGACTGGTTCACACCCGCCGAGCCGCCCGCTGCCGGCACCACAGCCCCCGCCCTTTCCACAGACAGACAAACGACGAGGTGA